The Paenibacillus beijingensis nucleotide sequence AGCCAAAGACGTAGTGCGCGCAATAGAAGACATCGGCTCGACCGGCGTGAATTCTAACGTTTCGGTCAAGCTGACGCAACTTGGACTCGATATTTCGTACGAATTGTGCAGAAACAATATGCGGACGATTGTGTCGAAAGCGAAGCAGCTTGGCAATTTTATCCGCATCGACATGGAGGACTATACCCGCAATGAACCTGCCATCACCATGTTCAAGGAGCTTCGCGCCGAATTTGGATGCCACGTCGGTATCGTGCTGCAGGCGTACTTGTACAAGACGGAGTCGGATATGGAGCGGCTCCATCCGCTCGCACCGAATTACCGGCTCGTCAAAGGCGCGTACCAGGAATCGTCGGATGTTGCCTTTCCCTTCAAGGTCGACGTCGACCACAATTTTATCCATATCATTGAAAAACAGCTGCAAAGCGGGCACTACGCGGCCATTGCGACGCACGACGAACAGATCATCAATCATGTCAAGGCATATGCTTCGAAAAACGGCATTCCGAATTCGCAGTTCGAATTTCAGATGCTGTTCGGCATCCGCACCCAGCTTCAGCAGCAGCTGGCGGGGGAAGGCTACGCGGTCCGCGTCTATGTGCCGTACGGCATGGACTGGTACGGGTACTTTATGCGCAGGCTGGCGGAGCGGCCGGAGAACTTGAACTTTGTATTGAAGTCGATGTTCAGGCGTTAACGCACCCATGTCGTCCCGACGAAACAAGAAGAGAAGAGAGGGAAAAAGCATGAAGAATCTGGCGGATCAAACGATCGAACAAACGGAGCGTCTCGGCGCCCATAACTATCATCCGCTTCCGATTGTCATCGCCAAGGCGGAAGGCGTCTGGGTCGAGGACTCCGAAGGAAAGCGCTATATGGATATGCTGAGCGGTTATTCCGCTCTGAATCAGGGACACCGGCATCCGCGCATCATTCAGGCGCTTGTGCAGCAAGCGGAGCGCGTCACGCTGACTTCCCGGGCGTTCTACAATGAACCGTTCGCGGAGCTGCTCGAATTATTGACCGGCTTAACCGGCAAAGATATGGTGCTGCCGATGAACACCGGTGTGGAGGCGGTCGAAACGGCGGTGAAAGCGGCTCGCCGCTGGGGATACCGCGTGAAGGGCATCCCGGCCGGTCAGGCGGACATTATCGTGTGTGCCGGCAATTTCCACGGCCGCACGGTCACCGTGACCTCTTTCTCGTCGGAACCTGATTACAGGGACGATTTCGGACCGTTTACCCCCGGATTTACGATCGTGCCGTATGGCGACCTGGAGGCGCTGGAGAGGGCGATTACGCCGAACACGGCGGCGTTCCTTGTCGAGCCGATTCAAGGGGAAGCGGGCATTGCCATCCCTCCGGACGGTTATCTGCGCAAGGCCACGGCTCTCTGCCGCAAGCGCAACGTTCTTCTGATGGCCGATGAAATTCAGACCGGCTTCGGACGTACCGGCAAACGGTTCGCCTGCGACTGGGAGGAAGTCGTTCCCGACGTCTACATTATGGGCAAAGCGCTCGGCGGCGGAGTTCTGCCGGTGTCGGCCGTGGCTGCGGACAGCGGCATCCTAGGCTTGTTCGAGCCGGGGTCGCACGGTTCCACCTTCGGCGGAAACCCGCTGGCGAGCGCGGTGGCGGCAGCCGCCCTGCGCGTTACCGAGGACGAGAAGCTGGCCGAGCGGTCGCTCCGCCTTGGCGGCGAGCTCATCGCAATGCTGCGCGAGATCCGTCATCCGGAAATCGTCGACATCAGGGGCAGAGGCTTGTTCGTGGCGATTGAAACGCGCGGCCCTGCGCGGCCTTACTGCGAACAACTGAAAGAAGCGGGGCTGCTGTGCAAGGAAACGCACGAGCGGGTCATTCGGCTAGCGCCGCCGCTCGTCATTTCGGAGTCCGATTTGCGATGGGCCGCCGAACGAATCGCGGCCGTATTTCAACTAATCTAAAGAAAGCGAGGCAACAAGAAATGATTCCTTATCGTCCAGAACCATTAACTAATTTTCAAACCGAAACAAACCATGAGGCGCTGTTTGAAGCGATTCGTCAAGCGCAAGACGCGCTAGGCCGCGAGTATCCCCTCATCATCGGGGGGGAAAGAGTTCTAACCGGCGACATGCAAATTTCGATCAACCCTTCAAACAAAATGCAAGTGATTGGCCGCGTGTCCAAAGCGAATGCGGAACATGCGGAGCAAGCGATTCAGGGCGCGCACTGCGCGTTTCTGACGTGGTCGCGCGTTCCGGCCGGGCAGCGCGCCCGGCTCCTGTTCAGAGCGGCTGCTGCCTTGCGCCGCCGCAAGCATGAATTTAACGCCTGGCTGATGCTGGAGGCGGGCAAAACGCGCGCGGAGGCAGATGCCGATACGGCGGAAGCGATCGATTTCATGGAATATTACGGGCGGCAAATGATCGAGATGAGCGAGACCGCGGCGAAGAAACTCGTCTGGATGGATGGCGAGGACAACGATCTTCAGTACGTTCCGCTCGGAGTCGGCATCGTCATTCCGCCGTGGAATTTCCCGCTGGCCATTATGGCGGGCATGACGACCGCGGCGGTTGTTGCCGGCAACACGGTTGTACTGAAACCTGCGAGCGCGACGCCGGTCATCGCCTTCAAGTTCGTCGAGCTGCTGGAGGAAGCAGGCGTGCCGGCCGGCGTCGTGCAGTTTCTGCCGGGCAGCGGCTCCGAGATCGGCGATCTCCTCGTCTCGCATCCGCTTACGCGATTTATATCGTTCACCGGCTCGCGCGAAGTGGGACTGCGCATCTTCGAGCTGTCGGCCAAGACGGCGCCGGGGCAAATATGGCTGAAGCGGTTCGTCGGCGAACTGGGCGGCAAAGACGGCATCGTCGTCGACAAGGACGCCGACCTGGAAGCGGCGGCACAGGCGATCGTGGCATCGGCGTTTGGATTCTCCGGGCAGAAATGCTCCGCCTGCTCGCGGGCGATCGTGCACGAAGCGGTCTATGACGCGGTGCTGAACCGGTGCGTCGAACTGACCCGGGAGCTGAAAGTCGGAGACGCCATCGATCCCGGGAGCGATACGGGGCCTGTTATTGACGAGAGCGCGTATCGTAAAATTTTCGAATCCATCGAGACCGGAAGCAAGGAAGGCCGTCTCGTTGCCGGAGGCGGAAAGGCGGAGGGAGACGGCTATTATATTGAGCCGACCATTATTGCCGATGTGAAGCCGGATGCGGTCATCATGCAGGAGGAAATATTCGGACCGGTGCTCGCCTTCTGCAAAGCGGCGTCGTTCAACGAGGCGCTCGATATCGCGAACAACACCGAATACGGCTTGACCGGCGCGGTGTTCTCGACTAATCTTGCGCATTTGGAGCTGGCGCGGGAGCGGTTCCACGTCGGCAACCTGTATTTCAACCGGAAATGCACCGGCGCGATCGTCGGCGTTCATCCGTTCGGCGGATTCAATATGTCGGGAACCGATTCGAAAGCGGGAGGCCCCGATTATATGCAGCAGTTTATGCAATTGAAGCTCATTTCGGAGAAGCTGTAACGTTTGCCCCGAGTCGGCAATCGGACACCATTCGTCTATGAGAAGGATTGCTGCGTGCCCGGAGCGAAACCGTAACATACTCGTAATCGGGGTACCGCTCGAATACGAAACGAACCGTGAACAAAAAGAACTGCATCGGGGTGGATGATGTTGCAGAACGAAGTCGAGTGGAAAAGAAGCTTTGAAGAAAACGCTAAAATAACGATTGACAGAAGCCAGGTGCCGTCAGTGTCATTGGGTTTGGCCAAAGAGGGCAGGATCGTGTTCGAACAAGGCTATGGATATCGCGGCGGGAACCATGTCGATCATGCATCTGCAGGATACAGGCAAGCTGCGTGTTGAAGATCCGGTGATCCGATATTTGCCGGAATTTCGTCTTCGATAAGCTGATGCTGCGGACAAGATGACGATTCACCATTTTATGACCCATACGTCCGGAATTCCGCCGCTATCGATGGACTCGTTACTCGTCAATAGCTACGAGAAGGATCCGGATCCCAGAATTCAATTGTGGCTGCAAGAAAATAGCGCGATCCAGCCTGTAAATAATGCGGAACTGTAATTGGAGCACCTCGCGCAGGAGAAGTTTGAACTTTTGGGGCCGCCGGGGACGCAGTTCAGCTACTCCAACGCCTGTTACGCCTTGCTCGGGACGATCATTGAGCGGGTCAGCGGCAAAAGTTACGAGTCGTATGTCAGAGAAGCCATCCTGGAGCCGGCCGGCATGAAGCGCACATTCTTTCAATTTGACGAATGGAACCAGGATGACAATATCGCCATGCTTTATAACAACAAGGCAATAAACGGTCGGGACGTTGCCACCTTCGAGAATCCGCATCAATATTCGGAAGGCATTGATTCTGTTTATGTCAATGGAGTCAAGGCTTACGATAACGGGAAATTTCTTGATCCCCGAAGCGGATGCGTCGTCAGACCGAAGATAAGTGCCAGCAAAGGATGATGGTGACAGGATGAGCAAGTTACGGGTGGGGTTATCGGACTGGGCGGAGTAGCAGAACTTCATCTGACAGCCTATCGAGATATTGACGGTGTCGAAGTGGTGGCAGGAGTGGAGATGCGCAAGGAACGGCTTGAGCAGATGGTTAACGCATATGCCATCAGAGGTTATCAGGATGATGAAGAAATGCTGAAGCATGAAAATCTGGATTTCGTCAGTGTTTGTGTTCCTGCAGCGGCTCACCGGGAAGTTGTAGAGAAAGCGGCAACTTACGGGGTTCATATCTTATGTGAGAAACCGCTCGCGGTAACAAGAGAAGATGCTGCAGCCATGATAGCCGCCTGTCAGGAAGCCGGGGTTAAATTGTTTTATGGCGCTTCCTACCGGTATTTGCCTGCCATTATGAAAGCCAAGGAAATGATTGACAAGGGGATGCTCGGCAATATCAGCTTAATGATGGAGCATGTCATTGGCGGAAACGGACTGGAAGGATTCCGCGACCTCGGACCGCATCATTACCCGGCAGGAGGGCCTGGCGGGGGAGGGCTTGGATTGATGGATCATGGCATCCATCTTGTCGATCTATTCCGTTGGTTTACGGGAAGTGAAATTGTTACTGTCGCAGGAAGGGGCAATATCTCAGGCGCAAAGCCGTCAACGGAATATTTGACGGCTACAACAGCCACGGGAGCAACAGGAATCCTGATTTATAATGAAGCTACTTTTAGCTCCGATATCCCAACGGAAGGGATATTTAGCGAAGGACAAAGTTGGGATGCATCGGGACCTCAACCGGCCCATGCATGGCACAAACATCCCCAAAATATCCGTGTGCACGGAGAAAAGGGCTCGCTTCGTATCTTTCATTACGCTAATAAAATTTATTTCACGGATAAGGATAAGACCATTGAAGTACCGGGTATCGAACAATGTGCGAATCCGTTTCATTTTTCCAGTCAAATGAGAGCCATTGTGAGATGTATCCGGAACCAACAAGAGCCTGAAGTGACGGGAAATGATGGCCTGAAAGCTTTAGAGGTTGTTCTTGCGGCTTATGAAAGTTACGAAACGCAATCTATGATCAGGATAAACCATTCATAATGCTTGCTGCGATAGCCCGGAAAAAAAGGATAATGAGGTGCATTCATGCTGAAGTGGCAGACGAAAGATCAGTTAACAGATTTGCTTTGTGATCTAGTGCAGATCCCCAGTATTACGGGATCGAATGAAGAGAAAGAGATTCCGTCCTATATTGCCGGACAACTTCAGACATTGTCTTACTTTCAGGAGTTTCCCGATCATTTGCAATTGCATCCGACGCCTGACGGCCGATCTTTCCTTACGGCACTGGTGCGCAGTCATTCCAAATCATCCGACACGATCATCCTGGTCAGCCATTTCGATGTCGTGAGTGTAGAGGACTATGCGGAGTGGAAGCCGAAAGCGTTTGATCCCAGAGCGTTAACGGATTTGTTTCTGTCGCAGACGGATCGTTTGCCGGAAGCGGTTCGGCGCGATCTTGAAGAAAGCAATTGGATGTTCGGGCGGGGTGTCATGGATATGAAATCTGGTCTGGCGCTTCACATGTCCGTGATCGAGAAGGCTTGCTGCGGGGAATTCGATGGCAATTTGCTGCTGCTTATGGTCCCCGACGAGGAAGTGGACTCGGTCGGCATGAGAGCTGCGGTTCCCGTCATGCTCGACATTGCCGATCGATTTGGGCTTGATTTCACGTTGGTTGTAAACTCCGAGCCGATGTGCGCGCGTCATCCTGACGACCGCAATCAGTATATTTATAAAGGATCGATCGGAAAAGTTCTTCCCGGCTTTCTATGTTTCGGGAAAGAAACGCACGTCGGACAACCATTCGCCGGATTAAACGCCAACTATATGGCCTCCCGGGTCACGTGTGAACTGGAGCTCGATATTTCGTTCTGTGAAACCGTAGGCAGCGAAGTAACGCCTCCGCCGACCAATCTGATTCAGCGAGACCTTAAAACGAACTATTCGGTGCAAACAACCCATCGGGCTGTGACCATGTTCAACCTGTTCTTGTTAGAAAAATCGGCGGAACAATTGATCGAACCTTTGCTCGGGGTTGCAAAGAGGGCGGCGCAAAAAATGGAAGGGGTTTACCGGGAGCGTGCGAATATCGTATTAGATCATCATCTTCAAACGGTGCCGGAACTGAAGATCCGGGTATTGACCTATAAGGAACTGCAGCAATATGCTTGCCATACCTACGGTATTGACAAAGTCGATCAGGTCATCAATGCTTCATTATCCAGTGCCGAAGACTCCGACGACCGCGAGACAACGATCGCACTGGTGGATGGATTGGCAACCTTATGCCATGAATTGGCGCCGATGATTGTACTTTTCTTCGCACCTCCTTATTACCCGGCCGTTACATGGAAGAATGATCCGTTTACCGAAAGAGTAGCGGATGAGATTACGGCTTATGCTTCCGTGCAACACGGCATCGAACTCATCCACCAAAACTTTTTCCCTGCGATTTCCGATCTCAGCTATGTCGGCATGCCGGCACAATCAATGAAGCATCAGGCTTTTGCCGATCATATGCCGTTATGGGAGAAAGGATATTCGATTCCGTACAAGGACTTGGAACATTTTGCCGTTCCCGTTCTCAATCTGGGTCCGATTGGTAAAGACCCCCACAAGTGGACGGAACGGCTGGATCTCGATCATGCTTTCGTGACGTTGGCGGATCTGCTGCCGGTGTGCATCAAGAACATCTTTTCGGCTTCGAATGAGATGAACGACGCCAAGCAATTACTGCCTCTCGATACCAAGATTAATCCATAACCAGAAAAGCAGACGGCAACACCCGCCCATAATTGATATCCTTTCGGAATACATTTTACAATGAAACTGAAATAAAGCAACAGTGGAGCAGTAGTTCCAAGGCGGTTAGCAGATAACCGTCATTAATAATGTATTATGATCGGAAATAAATTCCGCAATTCGGAAAAATAAGCGGTGAAAAAAATTTTACTCGGGATTCGCCTCCCGGAAATTACCATGTTGAAGCAAAGAGGGCGGAAACAAGAAATGGCTCAACAAGTCATGGAAAATACAAATGTGTTGGAAAGAACGCAAGAGGTTATCAAGACCGCTCTTCAAAAAATGGGATACTCCGAAGCATTCTATGAGTTGCTCAAGGAGCCTTTGCGACTGTTGACAGTGCGAATTCCGCTAAAGATGGACGATGGCTCGGTACAAATCTTCACAGGTTATCGAGCGCAGCATAATGATGCCGTCGGTCCTACTAAAGGGGGGATCCGGTTTCATCCGAATGTGACGGCAGAAGAAGTGACGGCGCTGTTGCTCTGGATGACAATGAAGTGCGGCATTGCGGACCTTCCTTACGGCGGGGGCAAGGGCGGCATACAGTGCGACCCGCGCTCCTTGTCATTGCCGGAGCTTGAACGCCTGAGCCGGGGGTATGTCCGGGCCATCAGTCAGGTCGTTGGATCGAACAAGGACATCCCTGCTCCGGATGTCTATACGCATGCACAGATTATGGCATGGATGATGGATGAATACAGCCGAATTCGCGAATTCGATTCTCCCGGGTTCATTACCGGGAAACCGCTTGTTCTGGGCGGTTCTGCAGGAAGGGAATCGGCAACGGCAATGGGCGTTGTCATATCGATGAAAGAAGCGGCCCGGGTGACGGGTATCCGGCTGGAAGACGCGAGAATCATC carries:
- a CDS encoding ornithine--oxo-acid transaminase; this encodes MKNLADQTIEQTERLGAHNYHPLPIVIAKAEGVWVEDSEGKRYMDMLSGYSALNQGHRHPRIIQALVQQAERVTLTSRAFYNEPFAELLELLTGLTGKDMVLPMNTGVEAVETAVKAARRWGYRVKGIPAGQADIIVCAGNFHGRTVTVTSFSSEPDYRDDFGPFTPGFTIVPYGDLEALERAITPNTAAFLVEPIQGEAGIAIPPDGYLRKATALCRKRNVLLMADEIQTGFGRTGKRFACDWEEVVPDVYIMGKALGGGVLPVSAVAADSGILGLFEPGSHGSTFGGNPLASAVAAAALRVTEDEKLAERSLRLGGELIAMLREIRHPEIVDIRGRGLFVAIETRGPARPYCEQLKEAGLLCKETHERVIRLAPPLVISESDLRWAAERIAAVFQLI
- a CDS encoding Gfo/Idh/MocA family protein, which translates into the protein MGGVAELHLTAYRDIDGVEVVAGVEMRKERLEQMVNAYAIRGYQDDEEMLKHENLDFVSVCVPAAAHREVVEKAATYGVHILCEKPLAVTREDAAAMIAACQEAGVKLFYGASYRYLPAIMKAKEMIDKGMLGNISLMMEHVIGGNGLEGFRDLGPHHYPAGGPGGGGLGLMDHGIHLVDLFRWFTGSEIVTVAGRGNISGAKPSTEYLTATTATGATGILIYNEATFSSDIPTEGIFSEGQSWDASGPQPAHAWHKHPQNIRVHGEKGSLRIFHYANKIYFTDKDKTIEVPGIEQCANPFHFSSQMRAIVRCIRNQQEPEVTGNDGLKALEVVLAAYESYETQSMIRINHS
- the pruA gene encoding L-glutamate gamma-semialdehyde dehydrogenase, translating into MIPYRPEPLTNFQTETNHEALFEAIRQAQDALGREYPLIIGGERVLTGDMQISINPSNKMQVIGRVSKANAEHAEQAIQGAHCAFLTWSRVPAGQRARLLFRAAAALRRRKHEFNAWLMLEAGKTRAEADADTAEAIDFMEYYGRQMIEMSETAAKKLVWMDGEDNDLQYVPLGVGIVIPPWNFPLAIMAGMTTAAVVAGNTVVLKPASATPVIAFKFVELLEEAGVPAGVVQFLPGSGSEIGDLLVSHPLTRFISFTGSREVGLRIFELSAKTAPGQIWLKRFVGELGGKDGIVVDKDADLEAAAQAIVASAFGFSGQKCSACSRAIVHEAVYDAVLNRCVELTRELKVGDAIDPGSDTGPVIDESAYRKIFESIETGSKEGRLVAGGGKAEGDGYYIEPTIIADVKPDAVIMQEEIFGPVLAFCKAASFNEALDIANNTEYGLTGAVFSTNLAHLELARERFHVGNLYFNRKCTGAIVGVHPFGGFNMSGTDSKAGGPDYMQQFMQLKLISEKL
- a CDS encoding M20/M25/M40 family metallo-hydrolase, coding for MLKWQTKDQLTDLLCDLVQIPSITGSNEEKEIPSYIAGQLQTLSYFQEFPDHLQLHPTPDGRSFLTALVRSHSKSSDTIILVSHFDVVSVEDYAEWKPKAFDPRALTDLFLSQTDRLPEAVRRDLEESNWMFGRGVMDMKSGLALHMSVIEKACCGEFDGNLLLLMVPDEEVDSVGMRAAVPVMLDIADRFGLDFTLVVNSEPMCARHPDDRNQYIYKGSIGKVLPGFLCFGKETHVGQPFAGLNANYMASRVTCELELDISFCETVGSEVTPPPTNLIQRDLKTNYSVQTTHRAVTMFNLFLLEKSAEQLIEPLLGVAKRAAQKMEGVYRERANIVLDHHLQTVPELKIRVLTYKELQQYACHTYGIDKVDQVINASLSSAEDSDDRETTIALVDGLATLCHELAPMIVLFFAPPYYPAVTWKNDPFTERVADEITAYASVQHGIELIHQNFFPAISDLSYVGMPAQSMKHQAFADHMPLWEKGYSIPYKDLEHFAVPVLNLGPIGKDPHKWTERLDLDHAFVTLADLLPVCIKNIFSASNEMNDAKQLLPLDTKINP
- a CDS encoding serine hydrolase domain-containing protein, producing the protein MGPPGTQFSYSNACYALLGTIIERVSGKSYESYVREAILEPAGMKRTFFQFDEWNQDDNIAMLYNNKAINGRDVATFENPHQYSEGIDSVYVNGVKAYDNGKFLDPRSGCVVRPKISASKG
- a CDS encoding proline dehydrogenase family protein codes for the protein MSVMRSILLQMSQNKTATRAARKYGLRMGAERFVAGETLEAAIKKVRELNGLGLMATLDHLGEFVSSESEANAAAKDVVRAIEDIGSTGVNSNVSVKLTQLGLDISYELCRNNMRTIVSKAKQLGNFIRIDMEDYTRNEPAITMFKELRAEFGCHVGIVLQAYLYKTESDMERLHPLAPNYRLVKGAYQESSDVAFPFKVDVDHNFIHIIEKQLQSGHYAAIATHDEQIINHVKAYASKNGIPNSQFEFQMLFGIRTQLQQQLAGEGYAVRVYVPYGMDWYGYFMRRLAERPENLNFVLKSMFRR